DNA from Gracilinanus agilis isolate LMUSP501 chromosome 3, AgileGrace, whole genome shotgun sequence:
NNNNNNNNNNNNNNNNNNNNNNNNNNNNNNNNNNNNNNNNNNNNNNNNNNNNNNNNNNNNNNNNNNNNNNNNNNNNNNNNNNNNNNNNNNNNNNNNNNNNNNNNNNNNNNNNNNNNNNNNNNNNNNNNNNNNNNNNNNNNNNNNNNNNNNNNNNNNNNNNNNNNNNNNNNNNNNNNNNNNNNNNNNNNNNNNNNNNNNNNNNNNNNNNNNNNNNNNNNNNNNNNNNNNNNNNNNNNNNNNNNNNNNNNNNNNNNNNNNNNNNNNNNNNNNNNNNNNNNNNNNNNNNNNNNNNNNNNNNNNNNNNNNNNNNNNNNNNNNNNNNNNNNNNNNNNNNNNNNNNNNNNNNNNNNNNNNNNNNNNNNNNNNNNNNNNNNNNNNNNNNNNNNNNNNNNNNNNNNNNNNNNNNNNNNNNNNNNNNNNNNNNNNNNNNNNNNNNNNNNNNNNNNNNNNNNNNNNNNNNNNNNNNNNNNNNNNNNNNNNNNNNNNNNNNNNNNNNNNNNNNNNNNNNNNNNNNNNNNNNNNNNNNNNNNNNNNNNNNNNNNNNNNNNNNNNNNNNNNNNNNNNNNNNNNNNNNNNNNNNNNNNNNNNNNNNNNNNNNNNNNNNNNNNNNNNNNNNNNNNNNNNNNNNNNNNNNNNNNNNNNNNNNNNNNNNNNNNNNNNNNNNNNNNNNNNNNNNNNNNNNNNNNNNNNNNNNNNNNNNNNNNNNNNNNNNNNNNNNNNNNNNNNNNNNNNNNNNNNNNNNNNNNNNNNNNNNNNNNNNNNNNNNNNNNNNNNNNNNNNNNNNNNNNNNNNNNNNNNNNNNNNNNNNNNNNNNNNNNNNNNNNNNNNNNNNNNNNNNNNNNNNNNNNNNNNNNNNNNNNNNNNNNNNNNNNNNNNNNNNNNNNNNNNNNNNNNNNNNNNNNNNNNNNNNNNNNNNNNNNNNNNNNNNNNNNNNNNNNNNNNNNNNNNNNNNNNNNNNNNNNNNNNNNNNNNNNNNNNNNNNNNNNNNNNNNNNNNNNNNNNNNNNNNNNNNNNNNNNNNNNNNNNNNNNNNNNNNNNNNNNNNNNNNNNNNNNNNNNNNNNNNNNNNNNNNNNNNNNNNNNNNNNNNNNNNNNNNNNNNNNNNNNNNNNNNNNNNNNNNNNNNNNNNNNNNNNNNNNNNNNNNNNNNNNNNNNNNNNNNNNNNNNNNNNNNNNNNNNNNNNNNNNNNNNNNNNNNNNNNNNNNNNNNNNNNNNNNNNNNNNNNNNNNNNNNNNNNNNNNNNNNNNNNNNNNNNNNNNNNNNNNNNNNNNNNNNNNNNNNNNNNNNNNNNNNNNNNNNNNNNNNNNNNNNNNNNNNNNNNNNNNNNNNNNNNNNNNNNNNNNNNNNNNNNNNNNNNNNNNNNNNNNNNNNNNNNNNNNNNNNNNNNNNNNNNNNNNNNNNNNNNNNNNNNNNNNNNNNNNNNNNNNNNNNNNNNNNNNNNNNNNNNNNNNNNNNNNNNNNNNNNNNNNNNNNNNNNNNNNNNNNNNNNNNNNNNNNNNNNNNNNNNNNNNNNNNNNNNNNNNNNNNNNNNNNNNNNNNNNNNNNNNNNNNNNNNNNNNNNNNNNNNNNNNNNNNNNNNNNNNNNNNNNNNNNCCCCCCCCCTTCCTGCTCCTCCCGCTGCAGTGCGCAGGAGACAGAGGAACCCCGGCTCGGAAGGTGCACGGAGAGCCGGGAGCCCCTCTTCCCACGGCTTGCCTGGAACCCGCTTCCCCACCATCTGGCTGCACCTGCCCGGCCTTCTTGGTCCCTAGATGTGCCCGGGCGCAGGGCGGGGCAGGCAGACAAGTAGAGGTCGCGAAGTGGGTGGGGGGCAGCGGGGGAGCTGGCGAGGGGGCAGGGGCCACCGGCTCAGCTGGGATGCCCGGACGCCGGGCTCCGGGGCTGAGCCCCCGCCGGTAACGGGAGCGGGGGGGCCGTGTCCCCCCCGCCGGCCGGGTCCTGCTCCAGGGGGTGACAGCGCGGAGCTCGAGCCCGAGCgggagccgccgccgccgccgcagcagcagcagcagcagctgcgcCCGCCGGGGTCATTCCGGGGGACATTCCAGGCGCTGCCGACGCCTCCTTCCCGCCGCTATTAATACCGGGCCGGGGGCGGCGCCGAGCCCAGGCGAACGGGACCTAGCCGGAGCCCGAGCCCGGGCCGGCCGGCGGGAGCCATGGGGCTGCTCCCGGGGATGCTGCTGTGGATCGCCCTGGGTGAGTCGGGGGTCTTGGCGGGCGCGGAGCGGGCTAAGGGGCAGAGACGGGGCCGGAAACTTCCCGGAGTGGCCTCGGGGACTTCGGGCTGGCTTCCCGACCCCCGCAGGACCCTCCAGCCACCTGGCACCAAAGTCTCCACCGGGCAGGCGCGACTAGACGAGGCTGCCAGTTTCAGAGGGGGGAGCTTGGCGGCGGTGGGCAGCTGCAGAAATCGCAGGGCGCCCCAACTACAGCTAGAACCTTCTCCTCTTGCCTGGCCCTGCcctgggctggggtgggggggaaggcaGGGAGGCAGGCTGCTCCCCCCTTTGCCCTTCCTATCTCGGGACTTGAGGTTTTTCTCCCAGGGGAGGGGGGGCAGTGGAAAGATGCCTAGGACAAGGCTGGGGCAACAGAGGAGGGGAGTGTGGGCGAACCAGCAGTTCTCTGGGCTTCAGGGATGGCTCTGGGGGAAGAAGAGCTGGTGTCAGCTGCTTCTGGGAGTCCTGCAAGCTGTAATGTGACACCCACACCCAAGAATGGGGGAGGGGTgcggaagggggaggaaagaagagaaagactcatcaagatggagagatagaaacccagagagacagatggagagacagatggggtgagctagagagagagagagggagaggaagatggagaaagagcaagaggcacagagagactgaaagatgagcagaAGTGCTGACCGGAGGCAGAGGAGACAACaaaccttcccttctcccctttgcCACTTTTCTCCTGGAATATTGACACAAGGACACCAGAGGCAGGGAGGCCACCTGGGCTCATCTAGGAGCAGGGCTTCAAAGCCCATGCCAGCTGCCCAAAGGTAGGCTAGCAACTGCAGAGCCAGAAAGTGGGGCCTTGTCTCCCCCGACTAAAGAAACTAGAGCCAAGAAAAGCCAGAGCTGAGGTACAACTTTTCCAACCTCGTGGCCCCTGACCAATGAGAAGAGATGAGGGAGGCAGAGTGGTTTaaagaggaggggggaggaatcCACTGTTGGTTCCATGACCTAAGTCCCCCATGAGCTCCTTTTCCATAGTCCCTGCCTCAGGGATAGACTCAGCTCCCAGCAGCCTGTCCCTTTACGCCTAGCTGGTCTCCACtcactaacaacaacaaaaaaaaaaggctggagtTCGTATATGCTCAAGGACAAACCCAATGAGAAAGGGAAACAAAGGCAGCTCTGGTCCTGGCCCTCAGAGTCTTCGGTGACGAGAGCCAAAGCGTATGCACTGTCTGTTAGAGAAGTAGAGCCCCCCCCAAGCCAAAAATGAGACAAGTTGGTTTGTGTGGCTTCCTTAGGGGAGGGCCAACAACCTCTATCCTGCCAGTTAATGACATTGGTTAAAGAAAGATGAACCCCTTGCTTAAGGGAGTCCTAATGTGACAGGTACTAGATTTGACCTGTAACTGGTTTCTTGGGGAAGAAGTGGGGAGACCAaatcagtattaaaaaaaaaatgtttttatcccTTATTTTCTGTCCCAATGAcaaactctaggacagaaggacaagggccaggcaaaccgggtgaagtgacttggccaagcgtcacacagttaagaagtgtctggagtcaaatttgaacccaggtcctcccaactccaggcctggtgctctaccacTGTAACACCTAGTTGTCTTCCAAATCactaaccttctgtcttaaaatctgtgctatgttctaaggcagaagaatggtaaagggtttaagtgacttgtccagggtcacatagctcagaggctaaatttgaacccaggacctcagactctctgggtctggctctctagccactgagtcacctagtggCAACCCGGTACCCCCAATCACTTAGTCTTAATCCACCCCTCTGACCCTCTCCGAATTTTGTTGGTCTCTTCAGGTATTCCTTGGGCTCTTCTGCTGTCACCATACTCTATTGGCCACTAGGGGCATAATGTTCAAAGGcaactttttattaaattttctttaagtAAAACTAATCAAAGAAAGGAAGTTATTGTTACAGATAAAGTCTGAACAAGAAAAACCCTCTCAGAGTAAATGTTTCTGAGCTGGTCTGAATGTCCAACAAAAAGATTCCAAACTCACTGGTATGGTGAAGAACACACTGAGTTTGTAGccagagacctgagttcaaattctgactattTACTCCCTCAGTGTCATAGTACTCCTGGATAAATCTCTCCACTTTTTCATCTATCAAAATGAGGGGTTGAATTTGTGGATCTCTAAGGGTCCTTCTGGTTCTCCATCTGATGAACCTTAGCCTGAGAATGGTTTGGGGTCAGCACCTCCGCCAGGTCTGCTGGGATCTTGGCACCTTTCAGCTTGCATCCCAGGGCGATTCTCTCTTGTTTTGGGTGACCCACCTCCATCTCCATCCCCCTAGAACTCCCTCGGCTGAGTTCTTCGGCCCCTGGTCCTTGGGCCTTGCATGAGGAAAGCACTTTCCTATCCCAACCCCAAAGATTCCTCCCCTGGCTGTGGGGCTCTCCTGTACTGTCTCATCATCACATCTCCTGCCTCTAGGGCTGAGCTTTCGACGGCTCTGGGCCCTTGAGATTCAGTTCTACCCTTGATTCTGACCCTGACCCGATTCTCTGTACTGCAGTAGGCTCGTCGGGAGCTCGGTGACTAGCCAGTGGTTGGGGCTGCTTTCCTACTCCATGCATTTCCCCTTTGCTCTAAGCTCCATTCCGGGACTGGTTTGCCTAATGGCCACTGGCTTCCATGGTATCATCTTGCTATCTAACCCCAGCACTTTGGGAGGGTGTCAGGTTATGGCTCTCCTGTCTGAGCACATCGGATCTTCCCAGACATTCCCCCCCCTTCCCGATAGCCCTGGGTCCTCACACTACTCCCGTGGGGTCCGTTGGAGCTTATCCCCATTTGGTATGAGGAACCAAATTCTGGGGGATTAGAACAACTTGTTCCAGATTACAGGAGGAGTCCGTTGGAGTTAATTCTAGAACTCGGGCTTTTTGCCGCTTGATGATCTCACCTCCGGATAATTTGGTCCAAAACCGAGTCTGGTGAGAGAATGATCAGAGAATGAGCATGTGCAACCATatgatcctagatttagagctagagggcaGGCTACTGAGAAGGAAATAGAACGAGCTGAGACACTTTGTGTCTTGGCGGGTGGTAAGAGGCCGAGTTgggatttctgattttttttttaacccttaccttctgtcttaataaacccagtaaggactaggtaatggaggttaagtgacgtggccaaggtcacgcagctaggaagtatctgaagccagatttgatcccaggaccacATGgtgtccttcccccaccccctctgggtctggctctcaatccattgagccacctcgctgtcccAGAATTTCTGATGTCTGACCAGGTTCTTTGACTGCAAAGGTatcattccttccccttcactcAGCTCAAAGCGATGATAGTCTCCCGAAGCATCTAGGCCAGATCCCGGGCCCAATTTTTTGCCCAAGGTTTAGACGAGGGCTTCAcgtcttcttccttctcttgtcCTGCCTGCTCCTGCTCTCTCTACAGTGTCGTCAGTCTGGGGGGGCTGCGTGGAGGTGGACTCAGAAACAGAGGCTGTCTATGGAATGACCTTCAAGATTTTATGCATCTCATGCAAGCGTCGGAGTGAAACCGTGGCCGAGACCTTCACTGAGTGGACTTTCCGTCAAAAAGGGACTGAAGAATTTGTCAAGGTGGGAGGGGGAGGCATGGGAATGGGGATTAGGGGTGCAGGGTGGACACTCAGGGTAAGGTTCCTCTTAGGGATTGATCTGGGGACCAGAATTCAATAACTGAGACTAGGAATTGGGTTGGGTCTGAACTGGCTTCAGAGCCAGGGTGGACCAGGCTGCCTTGGATTCCCCAGATCCTGCGCTATGAAAATGAGATGCTGCAGTTAGAGGAAGATGAGCGGTTTGAGGGGCGCGTGGTGTGGAATGGGAGTCGAGGGAGCAAGGACCTTCAGGACCTGTCCATCTTCATCACCAATGTCACCTACAACCATTCGGGTGACTACGAGTGCCATGTCTACCGCCTTCTCTTCTTCGAGAACTATGAGTTTAACACCAGCGTCGTCAAGAAGATCCACCTTGAGGTGGTGGAAAAAGGTAAGCATCCCCCTTCCACAGGCCTTCTCCACCCACCCTATGAATTGCAACCTCCAGTTCTCTAACATCAAATAGGGAGACAGATGGTCTGGGTGGGATGATGCTGGCTCCGTGCCCAGACTACCCAGTGGGGGTGGTGAGGTTCTTAgctcatttccctttctctctggcACTCAATCAATGCATCTCTCTCCTAATTTAACTCTCTGTCTCTGCATTGGTCTCAgcctctttgtgtctctctcttttttaatgttttttttttatataaaaagagtttctgacagttgttttttttttttacattttaaaattcagatattctccctccttctcccccccacCAAAGGTGTTGAATAGATTGATATAGGttgtacctatttccatatttctcatgtcatgatagaagtcaCACATCACACCTACAATAGAAACCTCACGAAGGAAAtagagtggaagatggcatgctatGATCCGCACTCAGGCTCCAAcggttccttctttggctgtggagagcatttttttttttcatgcatcccttgtggttatcttggagacttgctttgctgataatggttcaGTTCTTCACAGTTGCTcactgtataatatttctgttgctgtatacagtgttttcctgattctgctcacttcactttgcatcagttcacagaagtctttccaggtttttctgaattcatcctgctcATTGTTCCTTATGGTACAATTGTATTCAATTACGACTGTATACCACAACTTACTCATTcatttcccaagtgatggacaacttttcagttcccagttttttgctattacaaaaagagctgctagaaatattttggtataggtaggtcctttccccttatctctgatctctttgggcaACAAACCCAGGAGTGATATCATTGGGTGAAAGGGTATACATATTTTTTTGGCCCTTtaagcctggttccatattgctcttcagaatggttgtatcagttcacagtccCAATAGTGTATTTTCTCGGTTTTTacaattcttactttctgtctacgaatcaatacttagtattgatcccaaagcagaagaacagaaagggctaggcaataggggttgagtgacttgcccagggtcatacaggtaggaagaaTCTTCTGCTTGTTTCTTGGATCTGTACCTGTATTTCaagaagctgagagagaacaCTCAGATCAGCGACGTGGCCCCTCCAAGCCCAGGATTTCATCCCATGACATCACCTGGGAAGATGACAGTTTCATTTCCCACCACTTCCCAGACCCTCGACCAAGACTGATTACAGCAATTAGTCAGCCAAAATGCATTTACTGAGTACCTTCTATGTGTCATGCACTGGGTTCAgcactgaggcagagagaagctatctacagagtagatggaagacaCTGAGAGACAGCAGGAACAACTGTGGGGACCAGGAAAGGGCCCCCTGTAGTGGGggagatttgagctgagttttgaagccAATCTGGGAAACCGAGGGGAGACGAAGCAGAATTCTAAATGTGGGGGCAGCAAAGTCATAGAGAAGGGACGTGTAGTATCCTGTAGGAGGAACTTCCAGTAGACTCTAGTTCCTGGAATGTAGAGTTcatggaaggaaatagaaaaaggcTGTGATATGGAGAGCTTTAAATGCTAAGTGAATCCTGGAGGAAAAACAGACCTTCTAGAACTCACTGAGTGGGCAGAGTGGGACACAGAGAAGGGGTCTATGATTTAGAGAAATGATCTTGGCAGTTGAGTGGAGGGAGAATGGATAGAAAATCAGTTAGAGTGATCCCATAGTTCCTTCTAGAGGTGAAGAGGTTGATATGCTCCCAAAACATTCCAGTTTTCCCACAAATTTCCCTTGAATCCCAGAATCCACTAAAACTGTCATCTAGGAACTTCTCTCAAACAATTTTCAGCCAATTAATATTTTCAGCCTGTGTAGCCTCTTGGGGGCAAGAAGTGGGTTTTCACCACACTTGAAAGTAGTGGCTCCTTTTATTTGGATTTAATTTGAGCTTCCAAGATCGTTCCTTCATTCGTATTCATGGGCAAGTCCTCTCCCCTCTCTCGGTTCCATTTTCCTTGAtggtaaaataaaggggtttgaTCATCTATGTTCCTTCGGGGTCGCTCTAGGAAATCTAGGAATTTATAAGGTCTGCGTTCCACCTATCCATCTCTTTCCTAAATTGGAAGCCTTTAATCCTATTTCCTCTCATCCATCTTTTTAATGTGGACTTATCTGGCCTCCCATCCGCAATGTGTCTCCCCTAATTGCTCTGCCTTCCTCTAGGTTCATCTGTCTTCTTTTACACTTCCATCTCATTAAACAAATAGCGGCTGGGCACATCCTCCGTGCCCAGCTCTGTGCTAGGCATGAAGGACGGACACGGGGAAGTCCAAGACGTGGGCTCTGCCCATAAGAGACTAAGTCTGAGCAGGGAGATGAGGCAGGTACGGAAGACTTCAGGGAGCTACGGTTTGTTCCGTGTGAGCACTATCTGCACCAAAGCTCATCGCCATCCCTCTTCAACTTGGATGGTCTTTGGAGGTT
Protein-coding regions in this window:
- the SCN1B gene encoding sodium channel subunit beta-1, producing MGLLPGMLLWIALVSSVWGGCVEVDSETEAVYGMTFKILCISCKRRSETVAETFTEWTFRQKGTEEFVKILRYENEMLQLEEDERFEGRVVWNGSRGSKDLQDLSIFITNVTYNHSGDYECHVYRLLFFENYEFNTSVVKKIHLEVVEKANRDMASIVSEIMMYVLIVVLTIWLVAEMVYCYKKIAAATEAAAQENASEYLAITSESKENCTGVQVAE